In Deltaproteobacteria bacterium, a single genomic region encodes these proteins:
- a CDS encoding MMPL family transporter, with the protein MLPYDHPYLKLHATFSRIFGSGGSGAVIAVKAKSGDIFNEATLTKVKKMTQEIELWDEVYRALTVSIASHSTKVVSTKAKGEISVTPLMFPSVPQTPKEMELLKRNIFSNPAYNGTLVAKDGTGTLILTEFKENISYERAFRLLDKLKKDYSDGQTTLHIVGYPVLMGWIFNLKPQMYMVFGISIFAVALVLILIFRNFSGMISPLANTGILTIWGLGFIGFTGINFNPLLYVLAFLVGSRMIGNSHQIAYRYFEELNSSGGDRSRACYETMRTMWVPNFAAVAADVAGFAVLFIAKITLMQHLAVIMSFWMGTILLTGFLIPAVCSLIPFKVDSSEWAKETCQIDWKARIMMNITSFSIAPRTRYVVGTIIIVLTVFCIWEMGKLKIGDSTPGSPIFYENHTYNKDQEILNKTFDVSSENLMLFYEGQKDSVYDPAVLNTFEGFSQHMKEKLPDIYKSATSILDVVKMTNVTYHDGDKLWYQLPRNQTMSTGLMNMVKQNTPRSSFERFLDTTGERAQITLFFADHTSENLLRIRDAAYDFFKTRPMKIEKGEFKLAGGRIGMEIAVNEEMKRSHIIIDIAVYMGIFLLCALSYRSIVAGLMLTLPLILANAMSFTYMSMRNIGLSINTLPIAAIGAGVGVDFAIYLYSRCIEEFPLQKGDWVGTITQSICTCGKAVVYTGITVILPILTWYFFSDMKFQAEVGFFLSLIMAANVLLSLTLHPLMIWIIKPKFISRNFVEQVVVQATERVANKG; encoded by the coding sequence ATGCTCCCCTATGATCATCCTTATCTTAAGCTTCATGCAACGTTTTCCAGAATTTTCGGCAGTGGAGGCTCAGGAGCGGTTATTGCAGTGAAGGCCAAGAGCGGCGATATCTTTAATGAAGCCACGCTGACAAAGGTGAAGAAGATGACCCAGGAGATCGAACTCTGGGACGAAGTCTACCGGGCCCTCACCGTATCCATCGCGAGCCATTCCACAAAGGTCGTTAGCACCAAGGCCAAGGGAGAGATCAGCGTTACCCCCCTCATGTTCCCCAGCGTACCGCAAACTCCCAAAGAGATGGAGCTGTTGAAGAGGAACATCTTCTCCAACCCTGCCTACAACGGGACCCTGGTGGCAAAAGATGGTACAGGAACCCTCATCTTGACTGAGTTCAAAGAAAACATCTCTTACGAAAGAGCCTTTAGGCTCCTTGATAAACTAAAAAAAGATTACAGCGACGGACAGACCACGCTCCACATCGTCGGTTATCCCGTGCTGATGGGGTGGATTTTCAATTTGAAGCCCCAGATGTACATGGTTTTCGGGATTAGCATCTTCGCTGTTGCGCTCGTGCTCATTTTAATCTTCCGCAATTTCAGCGGCATGATCTCGCCCCTCGCGAATACAGGTATACTCACTATATGGGGTCTCGGATTTATCGGATTCACCGGGATAAACTTCAACCCCCTTCTATATGTCCTTGCCTTCCTTGTCGGTTCCCGAATGATAGGGAACTCGCATCAGATCGCCTACCGCTATTTTGAGGAGCTTAACAGCAGCGGTGGTGACCGGTCCCGTGCTTGCTATGAGACCATGCGGACCATGTGGGTTCCTAACTTTGCAGCAGTGGCAGCGGATGTAGCAGGTTTTGCGGTCCTCTTTATTGCTAAAATTACCCTCATGCAACACCTCGCCGTCATTATGAGCTTCTGGATGGGCACCATCCTCTTAACTGGTTTCCTGATACCGGCAGTCTGCAGCCTCATACCCTTCAAGGTGGATAGCAGTGAATGGGCAAAGGAGACCTGCCAGATTGACTGGAAGGCGAGAATCATGATGAATATCACCAGTTTCTCCATTGCCCCCCGGACCAGGTATGTGGTGGGTACCATCATCATTGTTTTAACCGTCTTTTGTATATGGGAAATGGGTAAGCTCAAGATTGGCGATTCCACGCCTGGCTCCCCCATTTTTTATGAGAATCATACGTACAACAAAGACCAGGAGATATTGAACAAAACATTCGATGTCTCATCGGAGAACCTCATGCTCTTCTACGAAGGCCAAAAGGATTCCGTCTATGACCCGGCGGTACTCAATACCTTTGAAGGGTTCTCCCAGCACATGAAGGAAAAACTGCCGGACATCTACAAATCCGCTACCTCGATTCTTGATGTGGTGAAAATGACGAATGTCACGTATCATGATGGGGATAAGCTTTGGTACCAACTCCCCCGGAATCAGACCATGTCCACGGGTCTTATGAACATGGTGAAGCAGAATACCCCCCGGAGCTCCTTCGAGCGTTTTCTGGACACTACCGGTGAGCGTGCGCAAATCACGCTCTTCTTCGCCGATCACACGTCAGAAAACCTCCTTCGCATCCGTGACGCTGCATACGACTTTTTCAAGACGCGGCCGATGAAGATTGAAAAAGGGGAATTCAAGCTTGCCGGCGGGAGGATCGGTATGGAGATTGCGGTAAACGAGGAGATGAAGCGGTCCCATATCATAATAGACATCGCTGTCTATATGGGAATTTTTCTCCTCTGCGCATTATCCTACAGGTCTATTGTAGCCGGCCTCATGCTCACCCTTCCCTTGATCCTCGCGAACGCCATGTCCTTCACCTATATGTCCATGAGGAATATCGGTCTTTCCATCAATACCCTCCCTATCGCTGCAATAGGCGCCGGGGTTGGTGTTGATTTCGCGATTTACCTTTATAGTCGCTGTATCGAGGAGTTTCCTCTCCAGAAAGGGGATTGGGTGGGAACCATTACCCAGTCCATCTGTACCTGTGGCAAGGCTGTCGTCTACACGGGGATAACGGTTATATTGCCGATCCTTACCTGGTACTTCTTTTCGGACATGAAGTTTCAGGCAGAGGTAGGCTTTTTCCTCTCGCTCATCATGGCAGCCAACGTGTTGCTCAGTCTCACGTTACATCCTTTGATGATCTGGATAATAAAGCCAAAGTTTATTAGCAGAAATTTTGTCGAACAGGTAGTTGTACAGGCAACGGAAAGGGTAGCAAACAAAGGTTAG
- a CDS encoding YCF48-related protein, with product MQGVSKSHYKTLPRKFANNQRRSSVLSAIVLICIFLFFAALRSESATPAANQKKLQQDLFSVTFPTENDGWACGRWGSVVHTADGGKTWSRQDTGTDYTLSSIHFVDEKNGWAVGDEGIIINTKDGGKTWAKQKSPISYFLMGVHFANVQKGWIVTERTTILHTKDGGKTWVKQFSDLDYILKSVRFCDDKNGWAVGEYGFVYHTDDGGTSWKKQAGEFGISEETGEIVAGNFLFGVFAVNPQTAWAVGIDGYVTRTVDGGRTWSKVNVPVPKVHLYSVVSNKTGAIAIGGDGVFVWSYNGGNTWKSPEFKPPITYGWLYGLVPRGAASFVAVGLDGAIYVSNGSTTLPAWSRVMY from the coding sequence ATGCAGGGGGTTTCTAAGAGTCATTACAAAACATTGCCCCGGAAATTCGCTAACAATCAAAGACGGAGCAGCGTTCTAAGCGCTATTGTGCTCATCTGTATTTTTCTCTTTTTTGCTGCTCTCCGCAGTGAGTCGGCTACTCCTGCAGCTAACCAGAAAAAACTGCAACAAGACCTCTTTTCCGTTACGTTTCCGACTGAGAATGATGGGTGGGCATGTGGACGGTGGGGCAGTGTCGTTCATACTGCAGATGGCGGTAAGACATGGAGTCGCCAGGACACGGGAACAGATTATACGCTCAGTTCGATACATTTTGTGGACGAAAAAAACGGGTGGGCAGTAGGGGACGAGGGGATAATTATCAACACGAAAGACGGGGGGAAAACTTGGGCTAAGCAGAAAAGCCCTATCAGTTACTTCCTGATGGGAGTCCATTTTGCCAATGTACAGAAAGGCTGGATAGTTACTGAAAGAACGACTATCCTGCACACGAAAGACGGGGGAAAGACCTGGGTGAAGCAGTTCAGCGACCTTGACTATATCCTGAAAAGCGTTCGCTTCTGTGATGATAAAAACGGCTGGGCGGTCGGTGAGTATGGTTTTGTATATCACACAGACGATGGCGGTACATCATGGAAGAAACAAGCCGGTGAGTTCGGTATTTCGGAAGAGACGGGCGAGATAGTGGCCGGGAATTTCCTGTTTGGTGTTTTTGCTGTAAACCCGCAGACAGCATGGGCAGTTGGTATAGACGGCTATGTGACCAGAACCGTAGATGGCGGGAGAACCTGGAGCAAGGTGAATGTACCTGTGCCAAAGGTTCATCTTTACTCAGTGGTGTCGAATAAGACAGGCGCCATTGCCATTGGCGGCGATGGAGTTTTCGTATGGTCTTACAACGGAGGTAACACCTGGAAGAGCCCTGAGTTCAAACCACCTATCACGTACGGATGGCTGTATGGACTCGTACCACGCGGTGCAGCAAGTTTTGTTGCTGTGGGTTTGGACGGGGCTATCTATGTGAGCAATGGCAGCACAACACTACCGGCCTGGTCACGGGTTATGTACTGA
- the nadS gene encoding NadS family protein: MDEELFEQLHKSMKEAVAIARGDMQPSRVFTVKPPDVKAVREKTGLSQAMFATMIGVKVKTLQNWEQHRRNPTGAAAALLTIFDREPETAKKALHGDS; encoded by the coding sequence ATGGATGAAGAGCTTTTTGAACAACTGCATAAGAGCATGAAAGAGGCGGTTGCCATTGCCAGAGGCGATATGCAACCGTCCCGCGTATTCACTGTCAAGCCGCCGGACGTGAAAGCGGTACGGGAGAAAACCGGGCTGTCGCAGGCCATGTTTGCAACCATGATTGGTGTAAAGGTAAAGACCTTGCAGAACTGGGAGCAACACCGCCGCAATCCTACCGGCGCAGCAGCGGCCCTCCTGACAATTTTCGACCGGGAGCCGGAAACGGCAAAGAAGGCACTGCACGGAGATTCGTAA
- a CDS encoding type II toxin-antitoxin system RelE/ParE family toxin, protein MEFIETSVFTKLITELLPDDSYRLLQDYLAKNPQAGDLIPAGGGIRKLRFALPGKGKRGGARLIYYWQTSKDKIYLLLAYAKAKKENLEPAQITILKTLVKELERHG, encoded by the coding sequence ATGGAATTTATCGAAACCTCGGTGTTTACCAAACTGATTACTGAACTGTTACCTGATGACAGCTATCGCCTGTTGCAAGATTATTTGGCAAAGAATCCGCAAGCGGGCGATCTGATACCGGCAGGCGGCGGAATTCGGAAACTCCGTTTTGCTCTGCCAGGCAAGGGGAAGCGAGGCGGTGCACGACTGATATACTACTGGCAGACGTCGAAGGATAAAATATACCTGCTGCTGGCTTACGCCAAGGCAAAGAAAGAAAACCTTGAGCCGGCGCAGATAACGATACTCAAGACATTGGTAAAGGAGTTGGAACGTCATGGATGA
- a CDS encoding class I adenylate-forming enzyme family protein — protein MELYRNECTYTQFDEACSKYPNNTAIIYLGERFSYSYLHELVDRFAAGLLNAGVKTREKVMLFIPNCPQWIIANFAITKIGGAVVPVSPIYTSFEIEYIINDAEVETVICLDTNYMYVNEVLRKTNLKRIIVTNLVDLIPFWKRYVGHMLDQLPKGKIKKGKEVLYFKDILKKNCSKAPTIDVDPWQDLAYIMYTGGTTGFPKGVAGNHMGEVSYIKDIVENVIKGYVFTGADTMIMVNPLFHIMAKGFALATALNQGNTMILMPVPEVDPILEAIQKYKVRWMLGVPMLYRMILENDRIDQYDISSLKYCYCGGDVLPGEVYKKWQEKYHNVIYQVYGSTEVGHVAYSPLDKTPSPKTVGLPLKSRKCLIIDSETLEPVAPGEVGELAVTSDYTVKSYWKKPDETAHAYITIGDETYYRMGDFMRLNEDGELEFMERTADVIKCKGYRVSASEVEAILQDHPMVIGSCVIGIPDKKVGERIKAIVVLKQDAKGVSSTDLLRWCRDRLASYKVPGYIEFRDMLPKSKVGKLLRREIRDEERRKLGGS, from the coding sequence ATGGAACTCTATCGTAACGAATGCACCTACACTCAGTTTGACGAAGCGTGCAGTAAATATCCCAACAACACCGCAATCATTTATCTTGGAGAGCGTTTCAGTTATTCCTATTTGCACGAACTGGTGGACAGATTTGCCGCCGGTCTCTTGAATGCCGGGGTGAAAACCAGAGAGAAGGTCATGCTCTTTATCCCCAACTGCCCCCAGTGGATCATCGCCAATTTTGCCATCACAAAGATCGGCGGTGCCGTGGTGCCGGTTTCACCGATTTATACTTCCTTTGAAATTGAATATATTATTAACGATGCCGAGGTGGAAACCGTCATCTGTCTCGATACGAACTACATGTACGTAAATGAGGTTCTCAGAAAGACAAACCTGAAACGCATAATCGTCACCAATCTGGTGGACCTGATTCCCTTCTGGAAAAGATATGTCGGCCACATGCTGGATCAACTTCCCAAAGGCAAGATCAAGAAGGGCAAGGAGGTTCTGTATTTTAAGGATATCCTGAAAAAAAATTGCAGTAAAGCACCCACGATTGATGTTGATCCGTGGCAGGATCTTGCCTATATCATGTATACGGGCGGTACGACCGGTTTTCCGAAGGGAGTGGCCGGCAACCACATGGGTGAGGTTTCGTATATAAAAGATATCGTGGAGAACGTTATAAAAGGGTATGTCTTTACCGGTGCAGACACCATGATCATGGTCAATCCCCTTTTTCATATCATGGCCAAGGGATTCGCCCTGGCGACTGCGCTGAACCAAGGGAATACCATGATCCTGATGCCGGTTCCGGAGGTGGATCCGATCCTGGAGGCCATCCAGAAATACAAGGTCCGCTGGATGCTCGGTGTGCCGATGTTATACCGGATGATCCTGGAAAATGACCGGATAGACCAGTATGACATCAGTTCCCTGAAATACTGCTACTGCGGCGGCGATGTTCTTCCGGGTGAAGTTTACAAAAAATGGCAGGAAAAATACCACAACGTTATTTACCAGGTCTATGGCTCCACGGAGGTGGGACATGTGGCCTACAGCCCGCTGGATAAAACGCCCAGCCCGAAGACCGTAGGATTGCCCTTAAAATCGCGAAAATGCCTGATTATTGATTCGGAAACGCTGGAACCCGTTGCTCCCGGTGAAGTCGGGGAATTGGCCGTTACCTCGGACTATACTGTCAAGAGCTACTGGAAAAAACCCGACGAAACGGCCCATGCCTATATAACGATCGGCGATGAAACCTACTACCGGATGGGCGATTTTATGCGGCTTAATGAAGATGGCGAGCTGGAATTCATGGAGCGGACCGCCGACGTCATAAAATGTAAAGGTTACCGGGTTTCCGCTTCCGAGGTCGAGGCTATCCTCCAGGATCATCCCATGGTAATTGGGTCGTGCGTCATCGGTATTCCCGACAAAAAAGTAGGGGAACGCATAAAGGCAATTGTCGTGCTGAAGCAGGATGCCAAGGGGGTCAGCAGCACTGACCTCTTGCGGTGGTGCCGTGACCGGCTCGCTTCCTACAAGGTGCCGGGCTATATCGAGTTTAGAGACATGCTGCCGAAGTCGAAGGTCGGCAAGCTGCTGCGCCGCGAAATCCGCGATGAAGAGCGCAGAAAACTCGGTGGCAGTTAG
- a CDS encoding ABC transporter ATP-binding protein, translating to MLEAKELMVFYENMLALNNVSITAETGSVIGVFGSNSAGKSTLMYNLSGIMLDIKKKEQMRGGERITLFGSITFDGKDISSLPAHKRAKAGIVLCPERRRIFAESSVLENLKIGSYLTSVKERKNNLEYVLSVFPRLHEFLGRQGGFLSGGEQQMLAIGRALMANPKVLLLDEPLLGLSPVYQKIVIEAIREIRKTKGITIIVSEQYSRPVIPIIDRGYIIENGSSVLEGTKEELMDNPDVKSAYFGIDE from the coding sequence ATGCTGGAAGCTAAAGAGCTAATGGTGTTTTATGAAAACATGCTGGCTTTGAACAATGTCAGCATTACCGCTGAGACCGGATCGGTCATCGGTGTTTTCGGCTCCAATAGCGCAGGCAAAAGCACCCTCATGTATAACCTGTCCGGCATCATGCTGGATATTAAGAAAAAGGAGCAGATGCGGGGCGGAGAAAGGATTACGCTCTTTGGCAGTATTACCTTTGACGGGAAGGATATATCGAGTCTCCCCGCCCATAAGAGAGCAAAAGCAGGTATCGTGCTATGTCCGGAACGACGGCGGATATTCGCAGAGAGCAGCGTGCTGGAGAATTTAAAAATCGGCTCTTATCTTACCAGCGTCAAGGAACGGAAAAACAATCTCGAATACGTGTTGAGCGTCTTTCCGCGGCTTCATGAATTTCTGGGCAGGCAGGGAGGTTTTTTAAGCGGCGGCGAGCAGCAAATGCTCGCCATCGGCAGGGCACTCATGGCCAACCCGAAGGTGTTACTGCTCGATGAACCACTGCTGGGGTTGAGCCCGGTCTATCAGAAGATCGTCATCGAAGCGATCCGGGAGATCAGAAAAACCAAAGGTATAACGATTATCGTATCTGAACAATATTCGCGGCCCGTAATCCCGATAATTGATAGAGGGTATATAATCGAAAACGGTTCCAGTGTCCTGGAGGGCACAAAAGAAGAGCTTATGGACAATCCCGATGTCAAATCGGCCTATTTTGGAATTGATGAATAA
- a CDS encoding ABC transporter ATP-binding protein — translation MSILSVENISKTFGGVKALMSVSFSVKKGEIYGIIGPNGSGKTTLINCITGFIKPETGIVNFQGVNIKGWPAHKIARSGIARTFQVMRPYYSLPAYKNLIIPLWSPRARISGGWRGGGKHGDRDTVAVDILEEIGFERDSRVPYKLASTLPTGYLKRLELARCIALRPEIIFCDEVFSGLSASEIAGLMPLIEKMKTEGMTLIMVEHRLKELFRVADRVMALQFGEKIAEGHYKEVIADPRVKEAYLGSEEV, via the coding sequence ATGAGCATCCTCTCGGTTGAAAATATCAGCAAGACATTCGGTGGGGTGAAGGCACTCATGTCCGTGAGCTTCAGCGTGAAAAAGGGTGAAATATATGGCATTATTGGCCCCAACGGTTCCGGCAAGACCACGCTCATCAACTGCATCACTGGCTTCATAAAACCGGAAACAGGAATAGTGAATTTTCAGGGAGTAAACATCAAGGGCTGGCCTGCCCATAAAATAGCGCGCAGCGGTATCGCACGGACCTTTCAGGTCATGCGCCCCTATTATTCTTTGCCCGCTTACAAGAACCTTATCATTCCGTTGTGGTCGCCGCGCGCCCGGATTTCAGGAGGATGGAGAGGCGGCGGCAAGCATGGCGACCGGGACACGGTTGCGGTAGATATTCTCGAAGAAATCGGTTTCGAGCGGGATTCCCGCGTTCCCTATAAATTGGCGTCCACCTTGCCGACGGGCTATCTGAAAAGGCTCGAACTGGCCAGGTGCATCGCACTCCGGCCGGAAATAATATTCTGCGACGAGGTTTTTTCCGGCCTGAGCGCCAGCGAGATTGCCGGTCTGATGCCTCTCATAGAAAAAATGAAGACGGAAGGCATGACCTTGATCATGGTGGAACACCGGTTGAAAGAGCTCTTTAGGGTAGCGGATCGCGTTATGGCCCTGCAATTCGGTGAAAAGATTGCTGAGGGTCATTACAAGGAGGTCATCGCCGATCCCCGTGTGAAAGAAGCTTACTTAGGCAGTGAAGAGGTTTAG
- a CDS encoding branched-chain amino acid ABC transporter permease: MEARRKERIDRGIKVRSEGIYVVSSLKDMLYVVGPRLFLIVGILLLPLILEMAPYWKRVVNIMLVYGILAISFDFLANIVGLVCLGGAMFIGVGGYMTAIFNVYLHFPIYLAIPLAGLTGALVCTFLLLPCLSLRGVYFAIVTLMYPLLFTRIIEALNILGGTNGITGLDSFPNQYVENYVIVFLLLIFVFGLRRLMDEDVGLVLQGVKDNDQSVRASGINVTHMKAFAVFIASFMGCLAGAYLAHLYMWAGLSLFALDFSIIPIAAVTIGGGGSMIGAVIGTFILVPLSEFLRFFGTFRIVIYCLVLTGFIVFKSEGLLTYFARKYYQFERWAKI, encoded by the coding sequence GTGGAAGCCCGCAGAAAAGAACGGATAGACAGGGGCATCAAGGTAAGGAGCGAGGGTATCTATGTCGTTTCTTCCCTCAAGGACATGCTCTATGTCGTCGGTCCCAGATTATTCCTGATCGTAGGGATCCTTTTACTACCCCTGATCCTCGAAATGGCGCCCTACTGGAAGCGGGTCGTCAATATCATGCTCGTCTATGGTATTCTTGCCATATCCTTTGACTTTCTGGCAAATATTGTCGGGCTGGTATGCCTCGGCGGAGCAATGTTCATTGGGGTGGGCGGTTATATGACTGCTATTTTCAATGTCTATTTGCATTTTCCGATTTACCTCGCCATCCCTTTGGCGGGTTTAACCGGAGCGTTGGTTTGCACATTCCTCCTGTTACCCTGCCTTTCCTTGCGAGGGGTATATTTTGCAATCGTCACCTTGATGTATCCATTGCTATTCACGAGAATCATCGAGGCCCTGAATATCCTTGGAGGAACCAATGGTATCACCGGGCTTGATAGCTTTCCCAATCAATATGTTGAAAATTACGTAATCGTTTTTCTGCTGCTGATTTTTGTGTTTGGCCTGAGAAGATTAATGGATGAGGATGTCGGACTGGTGTTGCAGGGAGTTAAGGACAATGACCAGTCCGTGCGGGCCTCGGGTATAAATGTAACCCATATGAAGGCGTTTGCGGTCTTTATCGCGTCGTTCATGGGGTGCCTGGCAGGCGCCTATCTGGCGCATCTGTATATGTGGGCGGGACTTTCGCTTTTTGCCCTGGATTTTTCCATCATTCCCATCGCAGCCGTGACGATTGGCGGCGGGGGATCGATGATCGGGGCGGTTATCGGCACGTTCATCCTTGTGCCGCTCTCCGAATTTTTACGCTTTTTCGGTACCTTCCGGATTGTTATCTACTGTCTGGTGTTAACGGGCTTCATTGTTTTCAAAAGTGAGGGGCTGTTGACGTATTTTGCCAGAAAATATTATCAATTCGAAAGATGGGCGAAGATATGA
- a CDS encoding branched-chain amino acid ABC transporter permease, with translation MDIIVYGIINSVTLSLMSLGFTLVYSISRLPNFAHGALYITAGYVIWLLLNGLGLGYVPSIILGIGFASLIGVLMYRLILIRIRGMEISEIIATYAIGLAIIEGLRWGGLRGTTFTLPSFASGSRDILGVSVDDQRILVVVVGFAVFAFLYLFVHFTRNGLALRGIAQDERAAMMLGIDSDRMAIMSFAIGSALAGLSAALILPLGNIVVEAGYSVLVFAIAVSVIGGLGSWAGAIIASFLIGFAQILTEKFLSAHFQMVIALLAIIVTLLIKPSGILGRQKELEERV, from the coding sequence ATGGATATAATTGTCTACGGTATCATCAACAGCGTTACCCTTTCCCTCATGTCTCTCGGGTTTACGCTGGTGTACAGTATCAGCAGGCTGCCTAATTTTGCTCACGGCGCCCTGTACATCACGGCGGGTTATGTCATCTGGCTGTTGCTGAACGGCTTGGGGTTAGGCTATGTGCCGTCCATTATTCTTGGCATAGGGTTTGCCAGCCTCATCGGCGTCCTGATGTATCGTCTGATCCTCATCCGCATCAGAGGGATGGAGATATCAGAAATCATTGCCACCTATGCCATCGGTCTGGCTATCATTGAAGGATTGCGGTGGGGCGGATTGCGAGGCACCACGTTCACGCTGCCGTCCTTCGCTTCCGGTTCTCGCGATATTCTGGGAGTGAGTGTGGATGATCAGCGAATCCTCGTGGTGGTGGTCGGTTTTGCCGTCTTTGCCTTTTTGTATCTCTTTGTCCATTTCACGAGAAATGGTTTGGCGCTGCGCGGCATAGCCCAGGATGAACGGGCCGCCATGATGCTGGGGATAGATTCGGACCGGATGGCGATCATGTCTTTTGCCATTGGCTCGGCATTAGCGGGTCTATCGGCGGCTCTTATCCTCCCGCTGGGAAATATCGTGGTGGAGGCGGGATACAGCGTGCTGGTATTTGCCATCGCCGTGAGCGTCATCGGTGGCCTGGGCAGCTGGGCAGGCGCCATTATCGCCTCTTTTCTGATCGGATTTGCCCAGATCCTGACGGAAAAATTCCTTTCTGCGCACTTCCAGATGGTGATTGCCCTCTTGGCCATCATCGTCACACTCCTGATCAAGCCATCAGGCATTCTGGGAAGGCAAAAGGAACTGGAGGAAAGGGTATAG
- a CDS encoding ABC transporter substrate-binding protein — translation MKKRIGKSVGIIVAVIFFLVSFTSIAPAAEKPIVIGAPLSTAFLYGWDAERGIRLAVEEINAAGGVNVGGKKRPFSAEVIDTRDLEPSVPVSDALLGLEKLILDKNADFIIGGPVRSEAALAAMDLLNKYKKISILTTGSLTPAYHKKVAENYEKYRYCFRISSHVGVMATEFITLLSDIKKNYGFNKAYIMVQDVAHARGGGEAMKKMMTDTGWDVVDMKIFPTGTTDYSMALNDVAKSQADIIFLWMDMPESAILLKQWSGMKLKALPVGFVNAAEQPGFWKATEGKGEFLIVNLVNGGNAPAKITPWTMKFVNAYKKRWGLEPEGYGTSSSYMAVYTLKEAIEKAGTTDTDAVIKALENVNLMGVYGKISFDKANHQVIPSDDPNLGAVTGIIQWQKGKRVQIFPPKVAEGKVLLPPWMRKEVETTKQKSKTKK, via the coding sequence ATGAAAAAGAGAATCGGGAAAAGTGTTGGGATCATTGTTGCCGTCATTTTTTTTCTGGTCAGCTTTACGAGCATCGCACCTGCGGCTGAAAAACCGATCGTCATTGGCGCGCCGCTGTCCACGGCGTTCCTCTATGGATGGGATGCGGAACGGGGCATCAGGCTGGCGGTCGAGGAAATTAATGCCGCCGGCGGTGTAAATGTGGGTGGTAAGAAACGTCCTTTCAGCGCCGAGGTGATTGATACCCGTGACCTGGAACCCAGCGTGCCCGTCAGCGATGCCCTGCTCGGTCTGGAGAAGCTCATCCTCGACAAGAACGCCGATTTTATCATCGGCGGCCCAGTCCGGTCGGAAGCTGCCCTGGCGGCCATGGACCTGCTGAATAAATATAAGAAAATCAGCATCCTGACTACCGGTTCCCTGACCCCTGCCTACCATAAGAAGGTTGCGGAAAATTACGAGAAGTACAGGTATTGCTTTCGGATATCGAGCCATGTCGGCGTAATGGCAACGGAGTTTATCACGCTGCTTTCGGACATCAAAAAAAATTACGGCTTCAACAAAGCCTATATCATGGTTCAGGATGTTGCCCATGCGCGGGGCGGCGGCGAGGCCATGAAAAAGATGATGACCGATACGGGCTGGGATGTGGTTGACATGAAGATCTTTCCCACGGGTACAACTGATTATTCCATGGCCTTAAACGATGTGGCGAAGTCGCAGGCGGACATCATCTTCTTGTGGATGGACATGCCGGAAAGCGCCATTCTGCTGAAGCAGTGGAGCGGCATGAAACTCAAAGCCCTGCCCGTAGGATTCGTCAATGCCGCTGAACAGCCCGGATTCTGGAAGGCCACCGAAGGTAAAGGAGAATTCCTCATCGTAAACCTGGTCAACGGTGGCAATGCGCCGGCAAAAATTACCCCCTGGACCATGAAATTTGTGAATGCCTACAAAAAGAGATGGGGATTGGAGCCCGAGGGGTACGGGACGTCGTCGAGCTACATGGCGGTCTACACTCTGAAGGAAGCCATTGAGAAGGCCGGCACAACTGACACCGATGCGGTCATCAAGGCGTTGGAAAACGTCAACCTCATGGGTGTCTACGGCAAGATCAGTTTTGACAAGGCGAACCACCAGGTTATCCCTTCCGACGATCCGAACCTGGGAGCGGTAACGGGAATTATCCAGTGGCAGAAGGGCAAGCGCGTGCAGATATTCCCTCCCAAAGTAGCAGAGGGGAAAGTGTTGCTGCCGCCCTGGATGAGGAAAGAAGTTGAAACAACAAAACAAAAAAGTAAGACAAAAAAATAA